One Antennarius striatus isolate MH-2024 chromosome 17, ASM4005453v1, whole genome shotgun sequence genomic window carries:
- the insm1b gene encoding insulinoma-associated protein 1b — protein MPKGFLVKRNKKSAHVSYRTRPDEDDLQEPPTPAALPFQADPSPPMSVASSPDRTAASPDFTAAEASVPRLEKPAQFGNPEAVCQVLYSPTRPISKEHDREYFERSFNLGSPISAESFPTPASLSGLDHLIYAPVDLKIGTSNSSRSGITSSLPAPSNRVVTKRPATDATDRKSKAASKKPKAIRKLNFEDEVTTSPVLGLKIKEGPVEMKPRAQTSGGSKPLGEFVCQLCKEAYADPFSLAQHKCSRIVRVEYRCPECDKMFSCPANLASHRRWHKPRGTGVSTMSPLQGIKHEMAKLPPLGVKSGSDEAKDASDRDTPSPGLSESGSEDGSYDCQYCGKRFKRQAYLRKHIMGHQALQRKVDEPGFQTSDRAPEQVSVSSSSSSSSSSSSSSEEASNQSPLNLSPVDCLLCPVCGESFTSRAGQERHLRLMHSSQIYPCKYCPATLYSSPGLTRHINKCHPSENRQVILLQMPVRPAC, from the coding sequence ATGCCCAAAGGATTCCTggtaaaaagaaacaagaaatctGCACATGTTTCCTACAGGACACGGCCAGACGAAGATGACCTCCAggagccccccaccccagctGCCTTGCCGTTTCAGGCGGACCCTTCCCCTCCAATGTCCGTGGCGTCCAGTCCGGACCGCACCGCAGCATCACCGGATTTCACAGCGGCTGAGGCGTCGGTGCCAAGATTGGAGAAACCGGCACAGTTCGGCAACCCGGAGGCGGTGTGCCAAGTCCTCTACAGCCCCACCCGGCCCATCAGCAAGGAGCACGACAGGGAATATTTTGAGCGAAGTTTCAATCTGGGCTCGCCTATTTCTGCCGAGTCATTCCCGACACCTGCCTCCCTCTCCGGCCTCGATCATCTCATTTACGCCCCAGTCGACCTGAAAATCGGCACCAGCAACAGCAGCCGCAGCGGCATCACCAGCAGCCTCCCGGCGCCGAGTAACCGCGTCGTTACCAAAAGACCCGCAACGGACGCCACGGATCGCAAATCTAAAGCCGCCTCCAAGAAACCCAAAGCCATTAGAAAACTCAACTTTGAAGACGAGGTGACGACTTCCCCAGTCCTGGGTCTCAAAATCAAAGAGGGGCCGGTGGAGATGAAGCCGAGGGCGCAAACCTCCGGAGGAAGCAAGCCTTTGGGGGAGTTCGTGTGCCAGCTGTGTAAGGAGGCGTACGCGGATCCGTTCTCTCTGGCGCAGCACAAGTGCTCCCGCATCGTCAGGGTCGAGTACCGGTGCCCCGAATGCGACAAGATGTTCAGCTGCCCCGCCAATCTCGCCTCTCACCGCCGCTGGCACAAACCCCGGGGCACCGGCGTATCCACGATGTCTCCGTTACAGGGCATCAAACACGAGATGGCAAAATTACCACCGTTAGGAGTCAAGTCAGGCTCCGACGAAGCCAAAGACGCGAGTGACAGAGACACCCCGAGTCCGGGTCTGTCCGAGTCCGGCTCCGAAGACGGTTCCTACGACTGCCAGTACTGCGGGAAGAGGTTTAAGCGACAGGCATACCTAAGAAAACACATCATGGGACACCAGGCCCTGCAAAGAAAAGTGGATGAGCCCGGGTTTCAAACCAGCGATCGTGCACCAGAGCAGGTTTcggtctcttcttcttcctcctcctcctcatcctcgtcaTCATCCTCAGAGGAAGCATCAAACCAAAGCCCTCTCAATCTGAGCCCGGTGGACTGTCTGCTGTGCCCGGTGTGTGGGGAGAGCTTCACCAGCAGGGCCGGTCAGGAGCGACACCTCCGCCTCATGCACTCCTCCCAGATTTACCCGTGCAAGTACTGCCCCGCCACTCTGTACAGCTCGCCCGGGCTCACCCGGCACATAAACAAGTGCCACCCCTCGGAGAACAGGCAGGTCATCCTGCTCCAGATGCCGGTGCGCCCCGCCTGCTAG